Proteins from a genomic interval of Trichoderma breve strain T069 chromosome 2, whole genome shotgun sequence:
- a CDS encoding utp14 protein domain-containing protein — protein MPGRQAHGRPLLSQPKAKSGPKKSKSRAQTNALNAFNIAQERFPTKEKKTPRARELDAEIEKKHAREEEDEDEEDEEEEEFGSDSEGNEWQLGGMADDDEDSEIESDDAFGDSDNEMFQGYAFRGSKTGQRKDDDSEDSDDSNDDQGETLGEEAIDLATALDQFEEESEEEEPEGEEGSEEEDSEDEEDSDESDGSEDVDDSDEEADPERLKELKGLISGFGGEEDDDENSAPVSKNQKIDLGDLGLSGLNDPFMKQSVKLLKKESKETRPGASKKLDVPLSRREQGRIDRAAAYEKTNETLNRWTETVKQNRRAEHLIFPLPENSESAGLDRTELQPLTLKSAANELESTIMGIMEESGLSLEKEKKPKKQEFDEEGNLLTRKQVLERKRLEREINSREAKRAKRIKKIKSKAYHRVHRKQRERDEMATKEAMAEAGEIDSEEEREAQDRRRALERVGQRHKDSKWAKMGSKAKRAVWDDDFRSGLTEMARKDEELRQRKEGKGSRGAGDDSDDTSSSGSDDDDNDDLRRQLDELEEEDDEPQSRLMKMKFMQKAEAAKKKANDDLIKEIRRELDGEEAQVSDEEEKGGEIGRRQYGNGAANPFSMPQNISAREAKRNRVKDSREEEQDVSFANGDGAPHITNGSVNHAWSTPAEATTSIAGAWSQGDSRRKKTSSARADDLDLNANILTASQPKPKSKPAKKSQPQAQDDSDDTSSESESDAESENRLPLAIRDKALVARAFAGEDVVAEFQREKDEIAEEDDDKVIDNTLPGWGSWVGEGISAREKKRHQGRFLTKVEGIKKKDRKDAKLDKVIINEKRIKKNDRYLASQLPFPFESRQQYERALRLPVGPEWMTKETFQDNTKPRVIMKQGIITPMSKPSA, from the exons GGCGCAGACGAATGCGCTGAACGCCTTCAACATTGCGCAGGAGAGATTCCccacaaaggagaagaagacgccaCGAGCACGAGAATTGGATGCCGAAATTGAGAAAAAGCATGcgcgagaggaagaggacgaagatgaggaggacgaagaagaagaag AATTTGGCAGCGACAGCGAAGGAAATGAGTGGCAGCTTGGTGGAATggcagacgacgacgaagattCCGAAATTGAGAGTGACGATGCGTTTGGCGACAGCGACAATGAAATGTTTCAGGGCTACGCCTTCCGCGGTTCCAAGACTGGCCAACGAAAG GACGATGACTCAGAAGACTCTGACGATAGCAATGACGATCAAGGAGAAACTCTTGGCGAAGAGGCTATTGATCTGGCAACGGCTCTGGATCAGTTCGAGGAAgaatctgaagaagaagagccagaaggcgaagaaggctccgaagaggaagattcagaagacgaagaggattCTGATGAGTCGGATGGCTctgaggatgttgatgacagcgacgaggaggccgatCCCGAGAGATTGAAAGAGCTCAAAGGCCTGATATCTGGCTTTGGtggcgaggaagatgacgacgagaacAGCGCGCCAGTCTCCAAGAACCAGAAGATTGATCTTGGTGACCTCGGACTCTCTGGATTGAACGACCCTTTTATGAAGCAGTCAGTAAAGCTCCTGAAGAAGGAATCGAAGGAAACACGGCCCGGAGCGTCAAAGAAGCTAGATGTGCCGCTATCAAGAAGAGAACAGGGCCGTATCGACCGAGCAGCTGCCTACGAAAAGACCAACGAGACACTTAACCGATGGACGGAGACCGTTAAACAGAACCGCAGAGCCGAACACCTGATATTCCCTCTTCCTGAGAATTCCGAATCAGCTGGCCTCGATCGAACAGAGCTTCAACCTCTCACGCTGAAGAGTGCTGCCAACGAGCTGGAATCTACAATCATGGGCATCATGGAAGAGAGCGGTCTATCtttggaaaaggagaagaagcccaagaagcaggaaTTCGATGAGGAGGGCAACCTGCTTACTCGGAAGCAGGTTCTGGAAAGGAAGCGTCTCGAGCGTGAGATCAATTCCAGAGAAGCAAAGCGCGCCAAGCGtatcaagaagatcaagagcAAGGCCTATCACAGAGTGCACAGAAAACAAAGGGAGCGCGACGAGATGGCTACCAAGGAAGCCATGGCCGAGGCTGGTGAAATCGATtcggaagaggagagggaagcTCAGGACCGTCGTCGTGCTCTGGAGCGAGTAGGCCAGCGGCACAAGGACAGCAAGTGGGCCAAGATGGGATCCAAGGCGAAGCGTGCCGTTTGGGACGACGATTTCCGATCTGGTTTGACGGAGATGGCTCGCAAGGACGAGGAGTTGCgtcaaagaaaagagggcaagGGCTCAAGGGGAGCAGGAGATGATTCGGATGACACCAGCAGCTCTGGatctgatgacgatgacaacGATGACTTGCGGCGACAGCTGGATGAactcgaagaagaggacgacgaacCCCAGtcgaggctgatgaagatgaagtttatgcaaaaggcagaagcagcgaagaagaaggcaaacgACGACCTCATCAAGGAAATCCGCAGAGAGCtagacggagaagaagcccaagtctctgacgaggaagaaaagggaggcGAGATTGGACGAAGGCAGTACGGCAACGGGGCGGCCAACCCGTTCTCCATGCCGCAGAACATTTCAGCCCGAGAAGCCAAGAGGAACCGCGTCAAGGACTCTagggaagaggagcaagaTGTGAGCTTCGCAAATGGCGATGGTGCCCCTCACATTACAAACGGCTCGGTGAACCACGCCTGGTCAACGCCTGCTGAAGCAACGACTTCCATCGCGGGAGCTTGGTCTCAGGGCGACTCGCGCAGAAAGAAGACTTCGTCAGCACGCGCCGACGACCTCGACCTCAACGCCAACATCCTCACCGCTTCTCAACCTAAACCGAAATCCAAGCCAGCCAAGAAGTCGCAACctcaagcccaagatgacTCCGACGACACCTCCTCCGAATCCGAGTCCGACGCCGAGTCAGAGAACCGCCTTCCTCTCGCCATCCGCGACAAGGCCCTCGTAGCACGAGCCTTTGCAGGCGAAGACGTCGTCGCCGAGTTCCAGCGCGAAAAGGACGAAATcgccgaagaggacgacgacaagGTCATTGACAACACGCTCCCCGGCTGGGGCTCCTGGGTCGGCGAGGGCATCAGCGCccgcgagaagaagaggcaccAGGGCCGCTTCCTGACAAAGGTcgagggcatcaagaagaaggatcgCAAGGACGCCAAGCTGGATAAAGTAATCATTAACGAAAAGCGCATCAAAAAG AACGACCGCTATCTCGCATCCCAGCTTCCCTTCCCATTCGAGTCGAGACAGCAGTACGAGCGGGCTTTGCGTCTGCCTGTTGGCCCCGAATGGATGACAAAGGAGACGTTCCAGGACAACACGAAGCCGAGAGTGATCATGAAGCAGGGCATTATTACGCCCATGTCGAAGCCTTCTGCATAg
- a CDS encoding sodium/calcium exchanger protein domain-containing protein, producing the protein MSYKPNNNERTPLLNGLNGESSNGNQNHILGDVHRERSAAFQFFFDSKHTPGNDSDNFVVRSLAYTWHVTKVTLLSNYVNFLLIMVPIGIVAGRLGWNSTAVFTINFFAIIPLAAVLSFATEEISLKLGEALGGLLNATFGNAVELIVSIVALRENQIEVVQSSMLGSILSNLLLVMGMCFLFGGLRHRGSTGAGTEQTFSAAVAQTTCSLMALSSASLVIPAALYGVLDQKNTDIGDKDRSILVLSRGTAIILLVLYAMYLIFQLRTHSNLFDPEDPLTADGEEPEEPTLGPIAATAVLVVVTILVAICADYLVGSIDDLVESANISKAFIGLILIPIVGNAAEHVTAVVVALRNKMDLAMGVAIGSSIQIALGVTPFLVIVGWIIGRDMTLHFETFETVAFAVSVLVVTYTVQDGKSNYLEGAMLLGLYIIIAVAFFATPGDFLDKATDLISGSN; encoded by the exons ATGAGCTACAAACCAAACAACAACGAGCGCACGCCGCtcctcaatggcctcaaCGGCGAGAGCTCCAATGGCAACCAGAACCACATTCTGGGTGATGTTCACCGCGAGCGCTCTGCGGCCTTCCAATTCTTCTTCGATTCGAAGCACACGCCGGGCAATGACAGCGACAACTTCGTCGTCCGCAGCCTTGCCTACACTTGGCATGTCACCAAGGTGACTCTCCTCAGCA ACTATGTCAACTTCCTGCTCATTATGGTCCCCATTGGTATCGTTGCTGGCCGCCTCGGCTGGAACTCAACCGCCGTTTTTaccatcaacttcttcgcCATTATCCCGCTTGCTGCCGTCTTGTCCTTTGCGACTGAGGAAATATCTCTCAAGCTTGGCGAGGCTCTGGGTGGGCTGCTGAACGCTACTTTTGGAAACGCTGTTGAGTTGATT GTCAGCATTGTGGCTCTTCGTGAGAACCAGATTGAGGTTGTGCAATCCTCCATGCTCGGATCCATTCTTTCAAACTTGCTGCTGGTCATGGGAATGTGCTTTTTGTTTGGAGGTCTTCGACACCGTGGTTCGACGGGAGCTGGTACGGAGCAGACTTTCTCAGCCGCCGTTGCGCAGACTACCTGCTCCCTCATGGCCCTCTCCTCTGCTTCCCTGGTAATTCCCGCTGCG CTGTACGGCGTCCTCGACCAGAAGAACACTGATATCGGCGACAAGGACCGCAGCATTCTGGTTCTTTCCCGCGGCACTGCCATCATTCTGCTGGTTCTTTACGCCATGTATCTCATTTTCCAGCTTCGAACGCACAGCAACCTTTTCGACCCCGAAGACCCTCTCACTGCCGACGGTGAGGAGCCCGAAGAGCCCACTCTGGGTCCTATTGCTGCTACCGCagtcctcgtcgtcgttaCTATTTTGGTCGCCATCTGTGCCGATTACTTGGTCGGAAGCATCGATGACCTTGTCGAAAGCGCAAATATCAGCAAAGCATTCATCGGTTTAATCCTGATTCCCATTGTTGGAAATGCTGCGGAACATGTCACTGCCGTGGTCGTCGCCCTTCGCAACAAGATGGACTTGGCCATGGGTGTAGCAATTGGCTCCAGCATTCAGATTGCGTTGGGTGTCACCCCATTCCTCGTTATTGTCGGATGGATTATTGGACGTGACATGACGCTCCACTTTGAGACTT TCGAGACTGTTGCATTCGCCGTGTCCGTTTTGGTTGTCACCTATACCGTTCAAGACGGCAAATCGAACTACCTCGAAGGCGCCATGCTTCTCGGCCTCTacatcatcattgccgtTGCTTTCTTCGCTACGCCAGGCGACTTTTTGGACAAGGCAACAGATCTTatcagcggcagcaactAA
- a CDS encoding glycosyl hydrolase family 81 domain-containing protein, which yields MEAATAEEESTMVSKNIFAEPIGVDLPPSQIPTRKDHPVPRKGIWENAPLQTNKFYSNFFLDDQRCPTFTFPYSLAWAGGKGITASWGMACSHTEASQRVFGKEKFNGASSFYLNPVGIHSLVLSAKELGKETILSIDSMTAFSARVHLSRDDNSPPAISFPLVQGMAYITAQYSGSTPVIQTGVFFKTMTRVTRELKHGVAKFTFHLEDGATWLMYAWATKGDPLDLRVINNGLAESKKPFHGIIQVCKCPKSQDAEDILDDGAGIWPVTLELTGTARGYEGSYSFNFEIDGHQTGNLYMYALPHHIDSFDQETKRRIQREAQLQSTTKGLATLVKGNRWTMIEPKMPVDMTFAPWDPERGNMEKLSSHAKSIIHAAAAKEIAQNMIAQSNLDSMYFSGKALAKFATILYVVRWMLGDDALAQTGLGQLKAAFGTFAANKQKFPLVYESAWGGIVSSASYVTGNSGADFGNTYYNDHHFHYGYHILAGAIIGHLDSNWLQQNKDYINALVRDVANPSAKDKLFPMWRNFDWYHGHSWAHGLYAAMDGKDQESSSEDMMHAYAIKMWGKVSRNADLEARGNLQLSIIARSLQNYYLYKSDNEVQPKQFIGNKVAGILFENKVDHTTYFDPNIEAIQGIHMIPILPSTPFVRVKEFVQEEWDAFFSDGRIDDIGNAWKGIIWASYASVEPRKAWEFFSSRSFSPQWLDGGASLTWFMAYSAGSNSAWGNMMSKERMASDLLLLGNWRLEA from the exons ATGGAGGCCGCTaccgctgaagaagaaagcacCATGGTATCAAAGAACATTTTCGCGGAGCCCATCGGCGTCGACTTGCCTCCCTCCCAAATCCCCACTCGAAAGGACCACCCTGTTCCCCGAAAGGGCATTTGGGAGAATGCGCCGCTTCAGACAAACAAGTTCTACTCCAACTTCTTTTTGGACGACCAGAGATGTCCGACATTTACTTTTCCCTACTCGCTGGCCTGGGCTGGAGGAAAAGGCATAACGGCCAGCTGGGGCATGGCATGTTCTCACACCGAGGCTAGCCAAAGGGTTTTTGGTAAAGAGAAGTTTAACGGTGCTTCGTCTTTCTACCTCAACCCGGTGGGCATCCATTCCCTGGTTCTTTCAGCCAAGGAGCTTGGAAAAGAAACGATTCTTTCCATTGACAGCATGACAGCTTTCTCGGCGCGGGTTCACCTGAGCAGAGACGACAATTCTCCACCCGCTATATCGTTTCCCCTGGTGCAAGGAATGGCATACATTACGGCACAGTATAGCGGATCGACCCCCGTCATTCAAACTGGTGTATTCTTCAAGACTATGACTCGGGTAACACGAGAACTCAAGCATGGCGTAGCCAAATTCACGTTTCATCTCGAGGATGGAGCCACTTGGCTGATGTATGCTTGGGCGACGAAAGGGGATCCGCTGGACCTCAGGGTTATCAACAATGGACTAGCTGAATCGAAGAAGCCGTTTCATGGCATCATTCAGGTCTGCAAGTGTCCGAAGAGCCAGGATGCCGAGGATATCTTGGATGATGGCGCCGGCATCTGGCCCGTCACGCTCGAATTGACAGGTACGGCTCGCGGTTATGAAGGCAGCTACTCGTTCAATTTCGAGATAGACGGGCATCAGACTGGCAACCTCTATATGTACGCTCTCCCTCACCATATCGATTCGTTTGATCAGGAGACAAAGAGGCGTATACAACGGGAAGCGCAACTGCAATCTACTACGAAGGGCCTTGCCACTTTGGTCAAAGGGAATCGATGGACTATGATTGAGCCCAAGATGCCGGTGGACATGACGTTTGCTCCCTGGGACCCCGAAAGAGGAAACATGGAGAAGCTATCAAGTCATGCGAAGAGCATTATCCACGCGGCAGCCGCAAAGGAAATCGCACAAAATATGATTGCGCAGAGCAATCTAGACTCCATGTACTTTAGCGGAAAG GCCTTGGCCAAGTTTGCAACCATTCTTTACGTGGTCAGATGGATGCTAGGGGACGATGCCTTAGCACAAACTGGCTTGGGTCAGCTCAAGGCGGCGTTTGGCACGTTTGCGGCCAACAAACAAAAGTTTCCTCTTGTGTACGAAT CTGCCTGGGGTGGTATCGTGTCGTCGGCAAGCTACGTTACCGGAAACTCCGGTGCTGACTTTGGAAACACGTACTACAATGACCATCACTTCCACTACGGCTATCATATCCTCGCTGGCGCAATCATTGGCCATCTCGATTCGAattggctgcagcagaaCAAGGACTATATCAATGCGCTGGTTCGAGATGTGGCTAATCCTAGTGCCAAGGACAAGCTGTTTCCCATGTGGCGGAACTTTGACTGGTACCACGGCCACAGTTGGGCACATGGTCTCTATGCCGCTATGGATGGCAAG GACCAAGAATCGAGCTCTGAGGACATGATGCATGCATATGCCATCAAGATGTGGGGCAAGGTCAGCAGGAATGCCGATTTAGAGGCAAG GGGTAATCTGCAGCTCTCCATCATTGCCCGTAGCCTGCAGAATTATTACCTGTACAAAAGCGACAACGAGGTACAGCCGAAGCAGTTTATTGGCAACAAGGTCGCGGGCATCCTGTTCGAGAACAAGGTGGACCACACGACGTATTTTGATCCAAACATCGAGGCAATTCAGGGGATCCACATGATTCCTATTCTACCCTCGACACCGTTTGTGAGGGTCAAGGAGTTTGTACAGGAAGAATGGGATGCCTTTTTCAGCGATGGGCGGATCGACGACATTGGCAATGCTTGGAAGGGCATCATTTGGGCCAGCTATGCGTCGGTTGAGCCAAGGAAGGCTTGGGAATTCTTTAGCTCACGCTCATTTAGCCCCCAGTGGCTGGATGGCGGAGCATCGCTGACGTGGTTTATGGCTTATTCTGCCG GCAGCAACAGCGCTTGGGGAAATATGATGAGCAAGGAGAGAATGGCCTCTGATCTTTTGCTACTTGGCAACTGGCGGTTGGAGGCTTAG